The following DNA comes from Anaerostipes rhamnosivorans.
GGACGGCGTGATCCCACAGCGTCAGGGAAATATTGATCCTTCTATTGCCCCATTTGATATCTATGAGGCAAAAGACGGATATATTGCAATCGGAGTGGGTAATGACCGGCTGTTTAAAACCTTCTGTGAAACCATTGGCAGAGAGGACCTGCTTGACGATCCACGTTATCAGACAAACGATCTGAGATGTAAAAACTACACAAACGGCTTGCAGCAACTTATCAGTGAATGGGTTGCCACCAAAGGAAAGAAAGAGATCGAAGACCTGTTTGATAAAGCAGGCATCCCCTGTGGTCCAGTGCTGGATATGCAGGAAGCCATCGACCATCCGCATTTCCAGGCAAGAGAAATGATGGTACATATGGATCATCCGACAATCGGTGAAATGTATTTCCAGGGATGCCCAATTAAGTTGACAGAGACTCCTGGCAGCGTAGACACTCCTGCCCCTCTGCTCGGACAGCACAATAAAGAAGTATTTGGACTGACTGATGAGGAACTGGAGTCATTAAAGGCCGAAGGCGTAATGTAATTAGGAGAGCAGGAGGTAAAAATGGATTTTAAACTGACAGACGGACAGGAAATGCTGAAAAAGACAGTCCGTGAATTTGCTGAAAAAGTTGTAGGTCCCAGAGCTGAAGAGGTGGATCAGACCGGGATCTTTCCGAGAGATACATTTGAGCAGATGGCAAAGCTCGGATTTACAGGGATCGGAACCCCAGAAGAATATGGCGGAAGCGGGGGCAATGACATTGATAAAGTGATCACAGTGACGGAGCTTGCAAAAAAATGCGCGGCCACTGCTGGTATTTTATCCATCCACACCATCTTTGCTTCTGTACTTTCAAAGTTCGGCAACGAAGAACAGAAGAAAAAATATCTCCCCGAGGTAACATCCGGCGGGCACCTTGCCGCCTTTGCGCTGACAGAACCGAATGCAGGCTCTGACGCTGCGGCAGTAAGGACAACGGCTGTCCTGGATGAAGAAACCGGGGAATATGTATTAAACGGTACCAAATGCTTTATTTCCGGAGGAGGCCAGGCCAAGTATCTTCTCATTTTTGCCCTGACTGATCCAACCAAGGGAGTCAAAGGCCTATCCTGCATTTTAGTGGAAAAAGGCACTCCTGGATTCTCTGTAGGTAAAATTGAAAATAAAATGGGAATCCACGGTTCTGAGACCGCTGAATTGATCTTTGACCAATGCCGGGTTCCAAAAGAAAACCTTGTAGGAAAAGAAGGAACAGGATTTAAGATCGCTATGACAGCTCTGGACGGAGCCAGAATCGGTGTAGCTGCACAGGCATTAGGAATCGCGGAAGGTGCACTCGATGAGAGTGTCAAGTATATGAACGAAAGAGTTCAGTTCGGAAAACCGATCAAGGCACTTCAGGGACTGCAGTGGTATATTGCAGATATGGCCACAAAAACTGAGTGCGCAAAATGGATGATCTATTATGCTGCCTATTTAAAAAGTACCGGCAAACCCCATACAAAAGAGGCTGCCATCGCTAAGCTAAACGCTGCTGAGACTGCAAGATTTGTCACCAATCTCGCTCTGCAGATTCACGGCGGATACGGATATATGAAAGATTATCCTCTGGAGCGTATGTACAGAGATGCCAAAATCACAGAAATATATGAAGGTACTTCTGAGATCCATAAGGTTGTGATCTCAAGGGCTGTATTAAATTCTAAAGGAAAGTAATGGGAGGGAAAGCATGAAGATCATTGTATGCGTAAAGCAGGTTCCGGATACCAACGAAGTCCGGATCAACCAGGAAACCGGGACACTGATCCGGGAAGGAGTCCCAAGCATTATCAATCCGGATGACAAAAATGCATTGGAGGCTGCCCTTGTCCTGAAGGAACAGACAGGAGCCGAAGTCTCTGTAGTGAGCATGGGGCCTCCCCAGGCCGCAGATGCGTTAAAGGAAGCCATCGCTCTGGGTGCAGACCATGCATATCTGGTGAGCGACCGGGCTTTCGGAGGATCCGACACATGGGCCACCGCAACGATCCTTGCGGCAGCTATTGAAAAGATCGGCAGTTATGACCTGATCCTCTGCGGAAGACAGGCTATTGACGGTGATACCGCACAGGTAGGACCCGAGATTGCTGAATTTCTTGGCATCCCGCAGATTACTTATGCCAAACATATCGAGTATGACGGGGAAGCCCTGAATGTGACAAGATTTACGGAAACAGGAGACTATAAGATCCGGGCAGAACTTCCGGTGCTCCTGACTGCCATCAAGGAACTGAATGAGCCCAGATTCCCAACCGTACAGGGAATTTTCAGAGCTTATGACGGGGATGTGGAAATTAAAATACTGGGCTTATCCGACCTGGATGTAGACCAGACCCAGATTGGACTTAAAGGTTCTCCCACCAACGTATACCGTTCCTTTGTCCCTGTTAAATCCAAGCAAAGTGAGATCATCGAGGGAAGAACGGATTCAGAAAAAGCGGAAACCCTCATTGACAAGCTTCTGCAGGCAAATTTGATTTAAGGAGGACATAAAAATGGAACGAGCAAAAGTAAACCAAGGTATTGACCTGAGTGCATATGAGGATGTCTGGGTCCTTGGAGAACAAAGGGAAGGTAAGATCCAGCCCGTTACCATCGAACTGATGGGAGAAGGCCGGAAACTTGCAGATCAGCTTAAGAAAAAACTTGCAGTTGTCATTCCCGGATATCAGATTGAACAGGAAGCCGAGAAGCTTCTTCACTATGGCGCAGATGTCGTTTACTATATGTCGCATCCGCTGCTTAAAAGCTTCTCCACTGATGGCTATACATCCGCTTTTGTACAGCTGATCCAGGAGAAAAAACCTGAGATTGTTCTGGTAGGTGCAACATCTATAGGCCGTGATATCGGACCGAGGATCGCCGCCCGGCTTGGAACAGGGCTTACGGCGGACTGCACAAAGCTAGAGATTGATAAGGAGGACGGAAAGATTCTTCAGACACGGCCTGCTTTCGGAGGGAACCTTATGGCCACGATCGTTTGTCCAAAGAACCGTCCACAGATGTCTACTGTAAGGCCTGGTGTCATGGAGAAAGCAATTCATCAGGAAACAGTCTGCGGTACATTAAAGACCTTTATTCCTGACCTCTCAGAAAATGATATCAGGGCAAAACTGATTGAAATCATTAAAAAAGAAAAGAAACAAGTCAATCTGACCGATGCACGTATTATCGTATCTGGCGGAAGAGGGCTTAAATCCGCAGAAGGTTTCGAGCTTATCCGCCAGCTGGCAGATGTTCTCGGAGCGGAAGTAGGTTCCTCCAGGGCGTGCGTGGAAGCGGGATGGATCGATGCCTCCCACCAGGTCGGACAGACCGGAACCACAGTACGGCCGGACATATATATTGCCTGCGGTATCTCAGGTGCAATCCAGCATTTAGCGGGCATGAACGAATCAAAATATATTATTGCTATCAATAAAGATCCAGAGGCACCGATCTTCGGAATCTGTGACTATGGAATCGTGGGAGATTTAAACGATGTGATCCCGGCGATGATCGCTAAGCTCACACAAAAGGAGGTTTCAATATGAATTTTCAATTAACCGACCAGCAATTATCTATCCAGAGTATTACAAGGCAGCTGGCTCAGACAGAACTGCTGCCGAACGTATTAAAAGATGACGAAGAGGGAAGATTTCCTGAGAAAGCTTATGCAAAGATGGGACAGATGGGGCTGATCGGCCTTCCGTTCCCAAAAGAATACGGCGGCCAGGGTGCTGATTATCTGTCCTATGTACTGGCTGTAGAAGAGATCTCCAAGGTGAACTCCTCTGTGGGAATTGCTTATTCCGTATGTACTTCCCTGTTCTCCGGCGGCCTGATCAACTCTGCCAGTGAGGAGATCAAAAAGAAATACCTTCCTGATGTCTTGTCAGGGAAAAAGATGGGTGCTTTCTGTCTTACAGAACCGGAAGCAGGTTCCGACGCCGCAGGTTGTAAAACAACTGCCCTTTGGGACGGAGAGGCTTATGTCTTAAATGGCCTAAAATGCTTTATCACTAACGGACCTCTGGCCGATTATTTTCTTGTTTTCGCACTGACAGATCCGGAAAAGAAAACAAAGGGCCTGTCTGCATTCGTTGTTGAGAAAGCAATGCCTGGAGTTTCTGTAGGAACCATCGAAAACAAATGTGGTATTAGAAGTGCGCAGGTTTCAGAGATCATCTTTGAAAATGTGAGAGTTCCGAAAGAAAATATGGTTGGCGAAGAAGGCAAAGGCTTTGCTGTAGCTATGAAGGATCTGGACGGCGGAAGGATCGGTGTGGCTGCCCAGGGACTGGGTATCGCAAAAGGTGCTTATGAGATCGCAGTACAGTATCTGAAAGACCGCCAGCAGTTTGGGAAACCTCTGTTTAAGAATCAATATCTGGCATTCAAGATGGCAGAGTTGTCCGTACAGATCGAGCAGGCACAGTACATGCTCTATAAAGCTGCCATGGACAAACAGGAAGGACGTAATTACTCCATCTCTGCCGCTAAAGCAAAAATGGTATGCACTGATGCAGCTATGCAGGTTTCCCAGGAAGCTGTACAGATGCTCGGAGGCAATGGTTATATGAAAGAATACCATGTAGAGAGAATGATGAGAGATGCCAAGATCACACAGATCTATGAAGGAACTAATGAGATCCAGAAACTTGTGATCAGCGGAAGCTTATTCAGGTAACATATAGGTACGGTAACAACAAAGAGGTACGGCAGCCCCCTGCCGCACCTCTTTATTTTGTATAATAATATTAATTACAGCATTGTATGATCAACAGTATACATTATAATCCTTATAAATTTCAGAAAACACCTGCTCTGCAGGTTTTGAACGCCCTTCCAGCATATCCGTATATCCCTTTTCTAACTCTTCATTTATCTGTTTTTCTGTCATACTTGTCTCTCTCCTTTCAATCACATAATACTGAATAATCCTTCTTTTAATAAAATAATAACATACGAAATAAAGAATTCTACTGAATTCCAAATTATTTTTAAAATCTCATCACATTCTTTTCTCTTATCGTATGAGAGTCATTCAATCGTTAGCTGGAGATAATTGAAAAAATCACAACAGATACAAAGCTTTCAAACTGGCGAAAATGGATAAAAACTATCGCAGGATGGCATCCCGTATTTTATATCCTTCGGATGGACGTAATGTCTGCTTGAGAAGGTCTTCTGTCAAAAGAAGGGTGACACTTTTCAAAAGTTATTTACCACTATTGGAGGAGCGCATTTCAAAAGCGCGACGGAAATAGTGGTAAATAACTCATGACATCAAAACGCTCCGCGAGGATGTACACAAAATATGTAGGGAAATGATTTGACCTTATCAAATCGCATTAGACGCTCAACGTTGTCAAGCTCTTGTGACAGGAATGATAATCTTGGTAACATGTTCATTTTCATTGCGCAGGTCTACAGGAGAGATGATAAATTCCTCTGATACCGGGCCTGCTATTTTATAGTGGTTTTGGTTGATCCACTGAATGATCTTGATATGGGTTTTGATAACATCACTGTATGGACCCACATGGAACGCAGTTGCTGCCCGGAAACCGCCGAACTTTCTGACGTGCGGGGAAGAGCTTTCCTCCACCTGGATGCCGAATTCTATGTCACAGTCTTTGGATAGAAACTGGTCCAGCAGCTCTGTGTAATAGGTGACAGTGATCGGTCCGCAGACTTTTAGGCCATGTCTTGAGACTTCATCATTAATCTCTACCCAGCGCTCCAGGGAGACTTCATCGTTGTGGTAGGACTGCATGATCTTACGGGAGTGGTACAGATTCACTTCAGGCACCTCTTTGACGGAGATCGCCTCCAGCTCACCGGCCTGGATCTTTTTTAATTCATCGTCATAGAGGTGAAGGATCTGGGCGCCTTCTTTTAATCTCTGAAGAAACTGCTCTCCTTCAAAATATTTCTGATTCAGGTTTTCTATTTCTTTTTTAATACACACCAGCTTATCTTCAATCTTCTGCTCCAGATTTTTAACCTGGTCCGCAGAAACGATCTCTTTGATCTCCTTAATAGAAAAACCCAGCATACGCAGCTTCCGGATAATAGAGATCGTCACCATCTGATCCTTGCTGTAGTAGCGGTATTTGCTCTCCGCCTTACGGATCTCCGGTACCACGAGCTTGATCTCATCATAATAACGAAGTGTTTTAATCGACGTATTACAAGTGGCTGCCACTTCGCCGATAGAGTAATATTGATTTCTGTCCAAAATAAAGTCCCTCCACTCAAATTTCATATACCTTATCGTGCGCAGCACGCCCACCCGAAGGGTATAAGACACGGGATGCCCTATTGGGTATACCTTATCGTGCGAAGCACGTCCACCCGCAGGGTATGGAATACGGGATGCCCTTTTGGGTATAACCTTATCGTGCGTAGTGCGCCAAGCCCGAAGGGCATAAAATACGAGCTGCCCTATTGGGTATAAGAATATTATACCTTATCGCGTGAAGCGCGTCCATCCGAAGGATATAAAACACGGTGTGCCCTGTGGGAATGAGTTATTTACCACTATTTCCGTCGCGCTTTTGAAATACGCTCCTCCAATAGTGGTAAATAACTTTTGAAAAGTGTCACCCTTCTTTTGACAGAAGCCCTTCTCCAGCAGACATTACGTCCATTTTCTACATGATTGGAGTGAGGCATTCTAAGAGCCGAACGGAAATCATGTGGAAAATGTCATACCCACAGGGCACACCGTATTATATACCCTTCGGGTGGACGTGCTGCGCACGATAAGGTATAGAAATTTCCTCTGACATCAAGAGAGCCATCCTGCAGAAACTATCAAAGTATCTGCAGGATGGCTCTCTTTCTTTACTGGATTAAAAAATAAAAACTTCTTACTCCTTCTCCACCGGTACGATGATCTTCGTGACCCTCCGGGTCTCATCATTTACATCCAGGGGCGAAAGGATAAATTCTTCCGTGGCCGGTCCGACGGTCTTATAATCGTGCTTTTTGATCCACTTGATCAACTGGATATATGTACTTGAAATATCCTCATAATTCCCTATATGAATCACCGTGGCCGCAAGCATTCCGCCGAAAGGACGGATATGATCAGCAGGCCTTGACTCCTCCACCTGGACAGCGAATTCAATCTCAGAATCCTGGGACAGGAATTTATTGAGTATATTGCTGTCATAAAAAGTGACATATACCGGACCTACTATCTTACAATTCATGGTCTTGGCCTTATCCATGATCCCCAGCCACCGTTCAAGAGAGATCTCTGAATAATCATAATCCTTCATGACCCGGCGGTCATATAAAAGATGAACCTCCGGAATAAATTCTACAGAGACCTTCATCTCATCGGAACGGCTGTCCGACAGCTCTTCAAGGATATCAATACCACTCTGAATTCTCTTCAGAAAATAGCAATATTCCGTGTATCGGTTGATGCTCTCCTCAATCTCTTGTTTCATAGATTGAAGTTTAATCAGCATGTTTTTTTCAAGTGCTTTGGCTTCATTTTCAGAAACGATCTCCTTGATTTCTTTTAAGGAAAACCCCATTTGTTTCAAATTCTTAATAATGACTACCGTGATGATCTGCCCCTTAGAATAAAGGCGGTAATGAGTCTCCTGATTTCTCTGGTCCGGAGTAAACAGACCGATCTCATCATAATACCTCAGTGTTTTCTGCGGAATATCGCAGATTGCCGAGAGTTCCCCTATGCTATAATAAGGCTTGTCTATAAAAATAAGAAACACCTCCCTCAGTACATTTTTTACGCCATTGCTATTATACCAAAAACCATCGGTTTAATATAGGGTGACATAGATCTTTTGTATATTTGGCAACGCAGAAAGAACGCTGAAATCCACAGCGTTCTTTCTGCTTATATTAACGTAAAGGAAAACGATGTTACCTACTTGTCGGCATCACATTTTAAAACTGCGTTCAGAAGTACAGATGCCCCCTGAGTACACTGTTCCGGTGATGTATATTCTGGTTCACAGTGAGAATGTCCGTCCTTAGAAGGAACAAATACCATTGTTGTCGGCATCATGTATGCTGCAAACTGAGCATCATGTCCTGCACCGGAATTGATCTTCTGGTTGGAATAACCGAGTTCATCCACTGCTTCCTGTACATAATTAACCAGTTCTTTGTCATAGTAAACAGTATCTCTGGTCCATGCCACTTCATAATCGACTTTGCATTTTACTACTTCTTTTGGCATTGACTTGATAACATTGACAACCTGTTCGATCACTTCTGGTTTTTCATGTCTTGCATCAATAGAGAATTCTACATAGTCTGGAATAACTGTGTGTACATTTGGATGACAGTAGATCTCTCCAGTTGTATAAACCAATTCTGGATCCAGTTTATCCAACTCATCGTGGAGATACTGAAGAACCTTTGAAGCTCCGTATAAAGCATCCTGGCGGTATTTCATCGGAGTGGTTCCCGCATGGTCTGACTGTCCGTAAACCTTAATCTTGTAATTGATCATTCCAAGAACACAGGTTACGACACCAATATCTTTCTTTGCAGCTTCCAGGATCGGTCCCTGTTCGATATGAAGCTCAAACATAGCCATATAGTCTTTGTTATTTAAACGGTTTTCTCTGGCCCCTTTATATCCGGAAGCTTCCAATGCCTCCCCGAATGTTTTTTCAGGATCCAGAACAGATTTGGACGCAAGCATATTTTCATGGATAAAGTTTTTCTTGATATCGTCCGGAAGATAGTCGTTACAGATTACCCCTGAGGACATCATAGCCGGCGGATATAAAGAACCTTCTTCGTTGGTCCAGATCATAGCGGTTACATTGTGTTTGTGAGGAATCTTCTGGTCTGCAATGGACTCCAGAACTTCCATAGCTCCCATAACCCCAAGGATTCCGTCATAATTTCCGCCGTTCTTTACAGAGTCACAGTGGGAAGCCATAACAATGTTCGGAAGATCCGGCTCAGATCCTTTGAGTGTCGCATAGACATTTGCCATATCATCTGTTTTGATCTCTGCCCCGATGGCTTCCATTCTCTTTACGAATTCTCCCCGTGCCTGTAAGGCTTCCGGTGAAAGTGAGTATCTTGTGATGCCCCCGTGTCCCGCATCCCCAAACTTGCTCATCGTTTTTATTTTGTCTGCCATCCGATCTAAATCACATGTATACATAATGAAACCTCCTTATTTTTTGTTTAACCGATAGTTTTTAAAAATATTCCAGCACACAGCTGCCACGATCGTTCCAAAAGCTATGGAAGCTCCTGTAATAAATGCTTCCAGCCGGTACTGTGCAAATTGTTCCCAGTCAGCTTTGAATGCGTTCTGCATCATCATAAATAATGCCGCCCCGGGGATCAGGGGGATCATGCCGACTGCAAGATATAATGTTGCGGGAACCTTTGTCCTGACTGCCAAAAATTCCGCGTAGATTCCTAAAAATAATGCCGCCGCAAAATACTGTTTCCCATACTGGGGAAAAATCAGCCCTGCCGAAAGATACACGCACCATGCAAGACACCCTCCCAGTGAGGTATAGAAAATTTCTTTCCCGTGCAGATTGAATAAAAAAGCAAAGCCCAGGGCGCCGAAAAATGCTGCTATGATTTGATTTAATCCGCTCATTTTAAACTCCTCTCAATTCATAATGCAGACATTTTGATTACAGCCAGCTGGCCACTGCAAAGCCCAAAGCAATAGAAAGGCTTAAAAGGACTGCCTCCCCGAAACGGGTCAGGCCTGATAAAAAATTATCTGATATCATTTCCCGGATACAGTTTGTAAACATAAGTCCGGGGATCAGGATCATCACATTACCGATACTGATCTTATCAGAGGAACATCCAATTCCTGTACGTGCCGCCATGACCGCCAGGACCCCTGCTGCCAAGGAACAAAGGCAGGAGACCAGGAAACGGTTCATGTTCATGTTTTTCAGAGGGATCTCCACGATCTTGATCAAAACTCCTATGACCGCGGAGATTGCCGCATCCAGCACAGAGCCTCCAAAAAACAGGGTAAAGGCAGATGATATTAATGCATAGATCAGCATGCCCTGCCGGTTCGTATATTGGGGCAATTCGTGAATCCTTTTCAGATCACTTCTGACTTCATCCATATCCGGAAGGCTCACACACACGTTCCGGGACAAATTGTTCAGATATTTAAGCTCCTGAAGATTAAAAGCTAAGCCATGGATTCTTCTGGACTGGGTTATGATACCGAAATTCTTGGAGGAAATAGTGGCAACAATTGTATATGTAATAGAAAAAACCTCAGTCCGTTCAGATCCATAAGCTGTGCAGATCCGAAGGATCGAATCTTCCACGCGGCTGATCTCTGCACCGGAGATCAGCATACGCGCCCCGATCTCCAATGCATTTTCAAGCATTTGTTCCGCTTCTTTTCTAGTAACCGCCTTACCCATGGTACCCTCGCTTTTTTATCTTAATTTTCTAGGGCTTCGTTTTACAAATTGGCCCATACCAGGAGTTCCCTTGAACTCTCCGTCTGCATACACTACATTTCCGCGGAGGAATGTGCGCACTGGATATCCGTGAAGCTTTTTGCCTTCCCAGATGGTATGGTCACAGTCTGAATGCATTGTATCAACGCTGACCGTGAAATCCTTATCTTTGTCGTAAATGACGATATCTGCGTCCTTACCTACTGCAATAGAACCTTTCTGGTCACATCCGAAGATCTTTGCAGGA
Coding sequences within:
- the acrC gene encoding acryloyl-CoA reductase, with the translated sequence MDFKLTDGQEMLKKTVREFAEKVVGPRAEEVDQTGIFPRDTFEQMAKLGFTGIGTPEEYGGSGGNDIDKVITVTELAKKCAATAGILSIHTIFASVLSKFGNEEQKKKYLPEVTSGGHLAAFALTEPNAGSDAAAVRTTAVLDEETGEYVLNGTKCFISGGGQAKYLLIFALTDPTKGVKGLSCILVEKGTPGFSVGKIENKMGIHGSETAELIFDQCRVPKENLVGKEGTGFKIAMTALDGARIGVAAQALGIAEGALDESVKYMNERVQFGKPIKALQGLQWYIADMATKTECAKWMIYYAAYLKSTGKPHTKEAAIAKLNAAETARFVTNLALQIHGGYGYMKDYPLERMYRDAKITEIYEGTSEIHKVVISRAVLNSKGK
- a CDS encoding electron transfer flavoprotein subunit beta/FixA family protein — its product is MKIIVCVKQVPDTNEVRINQETGTLIREGVPSIINPDDKNALEAALVLKEQTGAEVSVVSMGPPQAADALKEAIALGADHAYLVSDRAFGGSDTWATATILAAAIEKIGSYDLILCGRQAIDGDTAQVGPEIAEFLGIPQITYAKHIEYDGEALNVTRFTETGDYKIRAELPVLLTAIKELNEPRFPTVQGIFRAYDGDVEIKILGLSDLDVDQTQIGLKGSPTNVYRSFVPVKSKQSEIIEGRTDSEKAETLIDKLLQANLI
- a CDS encoding electron transfer flavoprotein subunit alpha/FixB family protein, with amino-acid sequence MERAKVNQGIDLSAYEDVWVLGEQREGKIQPVTIELMGEGRKLADQLKKKLAVVIPGYQIEQEAEKLLHYGADVVYYMSHPLLKSFSTDGYTSAFVQLIQEKKPEIVLVGATSIGRDIGPRIAARLGTGLTADCTKLEIDKEDGKILQTRPAFGGNLMATIVCPKNRPQMSTVRPGVMEKAIHQETVCGTLKTFIPDLSENDIRAKLIEIIKKEKKQVNLTDARIIVSGGRGLKSAEGFELIRQLADVLGAEVGSSRACVEAGWIDASHQVGQTGTTVRPDIYIACGISGAIQHLAGMNESKYIIAINKDPEAPIFGICDYGIVGDLNDVIPAMIAKLTQKEVSI
- a CDS encoding acyl-CoA dehydrogenase family protein encodes the protein MNFQLTDQQLSIQSITRQLAQTELLPNVLKDDEEGRFPEKAYAKMGQMGLIGLPFPKEYGGQGADYLSYVLAVEEISKVNSSVGIAYSVCTSLFSGGLINSASEEIKKKYLPDVLSGKKMGAFCLTEPEAGSDAAGCKTTALWDGEAYVLNGLKCFITNGPLADYFLVFALTDPEKKTKGLSAFVVEKAMPGVSVGTIENKCGIRSAQVSEIIFENVRVPKENMVGEEGKGFAVAMKDLDGGRIGVAAQGLGIAKGAYEIAVQYLKDRQQFGKPLFKNQYLAFKMAELSVQIEQAQYMLYKAAMDKQEGRNYSISAAKAKMVCTDAAMQVSQEAVQMLGGNGYMKEYHVERMMRDAKITQIYEGTNEIQKLVISGSLFR
- a CDS encoding MerR family transcriptional regulator; translation: MDRNQYYSIGEVAATCNTSIKTLRYYDEIKLVVPEIRKAESKYRYYSKDQMVTISIIRKLRMLGFSIKEIKEIVSADQVKNLEQKIEDKLVCIKKEIENLNQKYFEGEQFLQRLKEGAQILHLYDDELKKIQAGELEAISVKEVPEVNLYHSRKIMQSYHNDEVSLERWVEINDEVSRHGLKVCGPITVTYYTELLDQFLSKDCDIEFGIQVEESSSPHVRKFGGFRAATAFHVGPYSDVIKTHIKIIQWINQNHYKIAGPVSEEFIISPVDLRNENEHVTKIIIPVTRA
- a CDS encoding MerR family transcriptional regulator, giving the protein MFLIFIDKPYYSIGELSAICDIPQKTLRYYDEIGLFTPDQRNQETHYRLYSKGQIITVVIIKNLKQMGFSLKEIKEIVSENEAKALEKNMLIKLQSMKQEIEESINRYTEYCYFLKRIQSGIDILEELSDSRSDEMKVSVEFIPEVHLLYDRRVMKDYDYSEISLERWLGIMDKAKTMNCKIVGPVYVTFYDSNILNKFLSQDSEIEFAVQVEESRPADHIRPFGGMLAATVIHIGNYEDISSTYIQLIKWIKKHDYKTVGPATEEFILSPLDVNDETRRVTKIIVPVEKE
- a CDS encoding Zn-dependent hydrolase; amino-acid sequence: MYTCDLDRMADKIKTMSKFGDAGHGGITRYSLSPEALQARGEFVKRMEAIGAEIKTDDMANVYATLKGSEPDLPNIVMASHCDSVKNGGNYDGILGVMGAMEVLESIADQKIPHKHNVTAMIWTNEEGSLYPPAMMSSGVICNDYLPDDIKKNFIHENMLASKSVLDPEKTFGEALEASGYKGARENRLNNKDYMAMFELHIEQGPILEAAKKDIGVVTCVLGMINYKIKVYGQSDHAGTTPMKYRQDALYGASKVLQYLHDELDKLDPELVYTTGEIYCHPNVHTVIPDYVEFSIDARHEKPEVIEQVVNVIKSMPKEVVKCKVDYEVAWTRDTVYYDKELVNYVQEAVDELGYSNQKINSGAGHDAQFAAYMMPTTMVFVPSKDGHSHCEPEYTSPEQCTQGASVLLNAVLKCDADK
- a CDS encoding threonine/serine exporter family protein, giving the protein MSGLNQIIAAFFGALGFAFLFNLHGKEIFYTSLGGCLAWCVYLSAGLIFPQYGKQYFAAALFLGIYAEFLAVRTKVPATLYLAVGMIPLIPGAALFMMMQNAFKADWEQFAQYRLEAFITGASIAFGTIVAAVCWNIFKNYRLNKK
- a CDS encoding threonine/serine exporter family protein, translated to MGKAVTRKEAEQMLENALEIGARMLISGAEISRVEDSILRICTAYGSERTEVFSITYTIVATISSKNFGIITQSRRIHGLAFNLQELKYLNNLSRNVCVSLPDMDEVRSDLKRIHELPQYTNRQGMLIYALISSAFTLFFGGSVLDAAISAVIGVLIKIVEIPLKNMNMNRFLVSCLCSLAAGVLAVMAARTGIGCSSDKISIGNVMILIPGLMFTNCIREMISDNFLSGLTRFGEAVLLSLSIALGFAVASWL